A single genomic interval of Sphingopyxis sp. CCNWLW2 harbors:
- a CDS encoding multidrug effflux MFS transporter yields the protein MVVMMAMVMALNALAIDSMLPALPAIGEALGVTVANDRQHIISIYLLGIGFGSLLYGPLSDRFGRKGVLVPALFAYLALAIGCGLATSFAMLLVLRFIHGLVSAALGVIVVAVIRDLFAGDAMAKRLSLIFLVFMIVPIIAPTIGAGIAAVAGWRAIFVVLALMSIVMLLWLRRLPETLDPADVRPLDLKTMIAGWATVTRHRRAAGYMIASGMMQGALYGYLNSSEQIISEVFGAQEMFPLIFACVAVGIAIANFSNAAIVERFGARRVSQSAVFAFMATSILQIVAALSGVETLWMFTALMMVNVGLVGFIGSNFGSIAMEDFGHMAGVASSYQSFAKTLLAATVGATIGQQYDGTTLPLAYAFLISAVVGLALVFWAERGKLFTRPGTAPKSPY from the coding sequence ATGGTGGTCATGATGGCGATGGTCATGGCGCTCAACGCGCTCGCCATCGATTCGATGCTGCCCGCACTGCCCGCGATCGGCGAGGCGCTGGGTGTCACCGTCGCCAATGATCGCCAGCATATCATTTCGATCTACCTGCTCGGCATCGGCTTCGGCTCGCTGCTGTACGGCCCGCTGTCGGACCGGTTCGGGCGCAAGGGCGTGCTCGTCCCCGCGCTGTTCGCCTATCTCGCGCTCGCGATCGGGTGCGGGCTGGCGACGAGTTTCGCGATGCTGCTCGTGCTGCGTTTCATCCACGGGCTGGTCAGCGCGGCGCTCGGCGTCATCGTCGTCGCGGTGATCCGCGACCTGTTCGCGGGCGATGCGATGGCGAAACGGCTGTCGCTGATCTTCCTCGTCTTTATGATCGTGCCGATTATCGCGCCGACGATCGGCGCCGGGATCGCCGCGGTGGCGGGCTGGCGTGCGATCTTCGTCGTGCTCGCGCTGATGTCGATCGTCATGCTGCTTTGGCTGCGCCGCCTTCCCGAGACGCTCGATCCCGCCGACGTGCGGCCGCTCGACCTCAAGACGATGATCGCGGGCTGGGCGACGGTCACGCGGCATCGCCGCGCCGCGGGCTATATGATCGCGTCGGGGATGATGCAGGGCGCGCTGTACGGCTATCTCAACAGCAGCGAGCAGATCATTTCCGAGGTGTTCGGCGCGCAGGAGATGTTCCCGCTGATCTTTGCGTGCGTCGCGGTGGGGATCGCGATCGCCAATTTCTCGAACGCCGCGATCGTCGAGCGTTTCGGCGCGCGGCGCGTGTCGCAGTCGGCGGTCTTCGCTTTCATGGCGACCTCAATCCTGCAGATCGTCGCGGCGCTGAGCGGGGTCGAGACGCTCTGGATGTTCACCGCTTTGATGATGGTCAACGTCGGGCTCGTCGGCTTTATCGGCAGCAATTTCGGGTCGATCGCGATGGAGGATTTCGGCCATATGGCGGGCGTCGCCTCGTCGTATCAGAGCTTTGCCAAGACGCTGCTCGCGGCGACCGTCGGCGCGACGATCGGCCAGCAATATGACGGCACGACGCTGCCGCTGGCCTATGCTTTCCTGATCAGCGCGGTGGTCGGTCTCGCGCTCGTCTTCTGGGCCGAGCGCGGCAAGCTGTTCACCCGGCCGGGAACGGCACCGAAATCGCCTTATTAG
- a CDS encoding histidine triad nucleotide-binding protein — protein MPIDATLPYDDSNIFARILRGELPSKTVYEDEFALAFHDINPQAPLHILVIPKGPYVSWDDFSERGSDAEIAGFIRAVGKIARDQGLVAPGYRLLANVGLDSHQEIPHLHVHIFAGQPLGPMLAR, from the coding sequence ATGCCGATCGACGCCACCCTCCCCTATGACGACAGCAACATCTTCGCGCGCATCCTGCGCGGCGAACTGCCGTCGAAAACCGTCTATGAAGACGAATTTGCGCTCGCCTTCCACGACATCAACCCGCAGGCGCCGCTGCACATCCTCGTGATCCCCAAAGGACCCTATGTCAGCTGGGACGACTTCTCCGAGCGCGGCAGCGACGCCGAAATCGCGGGTTTTATCCGCGCGGTGGGCAAGATCGCGCGCGATCAAGGGCTTGTAGCGCCCGGCTACCGCCTGCTCGCCAACGTCGGCCTCGACAGCCATCAGGAGATCCCGCACCTCCACGTCCATATCTTCGCGGGACAGCCGCTCGGGCCGATGCTCGCGCGCTGA
- the pbpC gene encoding penicillin-binding protein 1C → MDLSRKRRWRDILAWTALGLLVLVTIAHLLTRPPAMPAFDAVRADWKPSEAWLYDRDGQLLDSERVNFERRRLAWVPLRDISPAVRTAVVQSEDRRFWSHGGVDWLAITSAVRARLTMLGGTGDRSRGASTLAMQLAAFLDPSLAQPGKRDWRTKLRQMRAGQALAANWSHEQMLEAYFNLLPLRGEAQGIGAGAQSLFGKKPAELNRTDAALFAGLLPNPAAGAEALGRRACRVAQAKDCTAIRAAAATLVSGEHAARFDPGLAPHLAVRLLDQPGKRVTTTIDRRIQTAAIVALRRQLAGLGSDRVRDGAVVVLDNASGEVLAYVGGVGLKSTASQVDGANARRQAGSTLKPHLYAQVIEHGWLTAASILDDSPVQLDTASGLYVPKNYDHSFKGPVSVRHALASSLNVPAVRALVIDDVQQFRDRLWALGYHGLVEDGEYYGFSLALGSAEVSLVEQANAFRTFSNIGRWSPVHFLAGEKTEDSRQIVSPAAAFIVGDILADASARTDAFGADSALRLPFWAAAKTGTSKGMRDNWCIGWSDRFTVAVWVGNLEGDSMRAVSGTSGAAPVWRDVMLALHAGSPGRAPAMPAGVEARQITLSGTREPPRREYFLRGTAQTEMAAAPQAARRPRITSPVSGSVYALDPDIPIDRQRLAVIVSGSVTGYRLILDKKTLGDADAGQQILPRPGVHMLTLVDPGGRMIDRVRFTVR, encoded by the coding sequence ATGGATTTATCCCGCAAACGCCGCTGGCGCGACATTCTCGCATGGACCGCGCTCGGCCTGCTCGTCCTCGTCACCATCGCCCACCTCCTCACCCGACCGCCCGCGATGCCCGCCTTCGACGCGGTCCGTGCCGACTGGAAGCCCAGCGAAGCCTGGCTCTACGACCGCGATGGCCAATTGCTCGACAGCGAACGCGTCAATTTCGAACGCCGCCGCCTCGCGTGGGTGCCGCTCAGGGACATTAGCCCCGCCGTCCGCACCGCCGTGGTGCAAAGCGAGGATCGCCGCTTCTGGTCGCACGGCGGGGTCGACTGGCTTGCGATCACAAGCGCCGTCCGCGCGCGCCTGACGATGTTGGGGGGGACCGGCGACCGCTCGCGCGGTGCCTCGACGCTTGCGATGCAGCTCGCCGCCTTTCTCGACCCCAGCCTCGCGCAGCCCGGCAAGCGCGACTGGCGCACCAAGCTCCGCCAGATGCGCGCCGGACAGGCGCTCGCGGCAAACTGGTCGCACGAGCAGATGCTCGAAGCCTATTTCAACCTCCTCCCCTTGCGCGGCGAGGCGCAGGGTATCGGTGCCGGCGCGCAAAGCCTGTTCGGCAAGAAGCCCGCCGAGCTAAACCGCACCGACGCCGCGCTCTTCGCCGGACTCCTCCCCAATCCCGCCGCAGGCGCCGAGGCGCTCGGCCGCCGCGCCTGCCGTGTCGCGCAAGCGAAGGACTGCACCGCAATCCGCGCCGCCGCCGCAACGCTCGTCTCGGGCGAGCACGCCGCGCGCTTCGATCCGGGGCTCGCCCCCCACCTCGCGGTCCGCCTGCTCGACCAGCCCGGCAAGCGCGTCACCACCACCATCGACCGCCGCATCCAGACCGCCGCGATCGTCGCGCTGCGCCGCCAGCTCGCGGGCCTGGGCTCGGACCGCGTGCGCGACGGTGCGGTCGTCGTGCTCGACAACGCCTCCGGCGAAGTGCTCGCCTATGTCGGCGGCGTCGGCCTCAAATCGACCGCATCGCAAGTCGACGGCGCCAACGCGCGGCGGCAGGCGGGCTCGACCTTGAAACCGCATCTCTATGCGCAGGTGATCGAACATGGCTGGCTCACTGCGGCGTCGATCCTCGACGACAGCCCGGTCCAGCTCGACACCGCCTCGGGCCTCTATGTCCCCAAAAACTACGACCACAGCTTCAAGGGCCCGGTCAGCGTCCGCCACGCACTCGCCAGCTCGCTCAACGTCCCCGCCGTCCGCGCGCTCGTCATCGACGACGTCCAGCAATTCCGCGACCGCCTCTGGGCCTTGGGCTACCACGGCCTCGTCGAGGACGGCGAATATTACGGCTTCAGCCTCGCGCTCGGCTCGGCCGAAGTGTCGCTCGTCGAACAAGCGAACGCCTTTAGAACTTTCTCCAATATTGGCCGCTGGTCGCCCGTACATTTCTTGGCCGGCGAAAAAACGGAAGATTCCCGTCAGATCGTCAGCCCTGCCGCCGCTTTCATCGTCGGCGACATCCTCGCCGACGCTTCCGCCCGCACCGATGCCTTCGGCGCCGACAGCGCGCTCCGCCTCCCCTTCTGGGCCGCCGCCAAGACCGGCACGTCGAAAGGCATGCGCGACAATTGGTGCATCGGCTGGTCCGACCGCTTCACCGTCGCCGTGTGGGTCGGCAATCTCGAGGGCGATTCGATGCGCGCGGTCTCGGGCACCTCGGGCGCCGCGCCGGTGTGGCGCGACGTGATGCTCGCGCTCCACGCCGGTAGCCCCGGCAGGGCACCCGCGATGCCCGCGGGCGTCGAGGCGCGCCAGATTACGCTTTCGGGCACCCGCGAACCCCCGCGCCGCGAATATTTCCTCCGCGGCACCGCGCAAACCGAAATGGCGGCCGCGCCGCAGGCCGCGCGCCGCCCGCGTATAACCAGCCCGGTCAGCGGCAGCGTCTATGCGCTCGACCCCGACATCCCGATCGACCGTCAGCGGCTCGCAGTCATCGTCAGCGGATCGGTGACCGGATACCGCCTGATCCTCGACAAAAAGACGCTCGGCGATGCCGATGCTGGACAGCAAATCCTGCCGCGCCCCGGCGTCCATATGCTGACGCTGGTTGATCCAGGCGGCCGAATGATTGACCGAGTGCGCTTTACCGTACGGTAA
- a CDS encoding amino acid permease, whose translation MLFDRVKPLDAILATAEKKSLTRTLGAFQLTMLGIGAVIGTGIFVLTAEAAQKAGPGMMISFIIAGFVCAFAALCYAEMASMVPVSGSAYTYSYAVMGELIAWMVGWALILEYAVAAGAVSVGWSGYVVGLIEHAFSIDIPSAWVLGPFDGGMINLPAMFIAGVVTMLLVIGTRESATINAILVVIKVAALTLFIILAVPVMNMENFEPFAPLGIGGIGAAAASIFFAYVGFDAVSTAAEETKNPQRNMPIGLIGSLAICTIFYLLVAAGVIGSVGAQPVGIDAAAGHALEPGSRELAAACGAIGDQAVVCSKEALAWTLREIGWPQIGNLIGLAAGLALPSVILMMMFGQTRIFFVMSRDGLLPQAFSKIHPKFNTPHVITIITGIAVALFAAFFPVGQLANISNSGTLFAFAAVSIAVMVIRKTDPGRHRPFKTPLIYLTAPIAIAGCLYLFFNLDQKSINLFLIWAGIGLVVYFAYSRSRSHVGQGHIEVHEDDPDAPPPPVPPAPSFN comes from the coding sequence ATGTTATTTGACCGCGTAAAGCCGTTGGATGCCATTTTGGCGACAGCGGAAAAAAAGTCGCTTACGCGCACGCTCGGCGCCTTTCAGCTCACCATGCTGGGGATCGGCGCCGTGATTGGAACGGGGATTTTCGTTTTGACCGCCGAGGCCGCGCAAAAGGCCGGCCCGGGCATGATGATCAGCTTCATCATCGCCGGCTTCGTCTGCGCCTTCGCCGCGCTCTGCTACGCCGAAATGGCCTCGATGGTCCCCGTATCGGGCTCGGCCTATACCTATAGCTACGCCGTGATGGGCGAACTCATCGCATGGATGGTCGGCTGGGCGCTGATCCTCGAATATGCGGTCGCCGCCGGCGCCGTTTCGGTCGGCTGGTCGGGCTATGTCGTCGGGCTGATCGAACATGCGTTCAGTATCGACATACCCTCGGCATGGGTGCTCGGGCCGTTCGACGGCGGGATGATCAACCTGCCGGCGATGTTCATCGCGGGCGTCGTGACTATGCTGCTCGTCATCGGCACGCGCGAATCGGCGACGATCAACGCGATCCTCGTCGTCATCAAGGTCGCCGCGCTGACGCTCTTCATCATCCTCGCGGTTCCCGTGATGAACATGGAGAATTTCGAACCCTTCGCACCGCTCGGCATCGGCGGCATCGGCGCCGCCGCAGCGTCGATCTTCTTCGCCTATGTCGGCTTCGACGCGGTCTCGACCGCGGCCGAGGAAACCAAGAACCCGCAGCGCAACATGCCGATCGGCCTGATCGGCAGCCTTGCGATCTGCACCATCTTCTACCTGCTCGTCGCCGCCGGCGTCATCGGCTCGGTCGGCGCACAGCCGGTCGGCATCGATGCCGCCGCGGGTCATGCGCTCGAACCCGGCAGCCGCGAACTCGCCGCCGCGTGCGGTGCGATCGGCGATCAGGCGGTGGTCTGTTCGAAGGAAGCGCTGGCGTGGACGCTGCGTGAAATCGGCTGGCCGCAGATCGGCAACCTGATCGGCCTCGCTGCCGGTCTCGCGCTGCCGTCGGTCATCCTGATGATGATGTTCGGCCAGACCCGCATCTTCTTCGTGATGAGCCGCGACGGTCTGCTCCCGCAGGCCTTCTCGAAGATCCATCCGAAGTTCAACACGCCGCACGTGATCACGATCATCACGGGCATCGCGGTCGCGCTGTTCGCCGCCTTCTTCCCTGTCGGGCAGCTGGCGAACATCTCGAACTCGGGCACGCTCTTCGCATTCGCCGCGGTGTCGATCGCGGTGATGGTGATCCGCAAGACCGATCCCGGCCGCCATCGTCCGTTCAAGACGCCGCTGATCTATCTCACGGCGCCGATCGCGATCGCGGGCTGTCTGTATCTCTTCTTCAACCTCGACCAGAAGAGCATCAACCTCTTCCTGATCTGGGCGGGTATCGGCCTCGTCGTCTACTTCGCCTACAGCCGCTCGCGCAGCCATGTAGGTCAGGGACATATCGAGGTACACGAGGACGACCCCGACGCACCGCCGCCGCCCGTTCCGCCGGCCCCGTCGTTCAACTGA
- a CDS encoding alpha-2-macroglobulin family protein has protein sequence MGKGWRALATALVGKAKLALILPLTLAMAATAADTVPQVTLATPGSSGTGDGTITRFTLRFSEDMVPLGDPRAPAPATNDCKLPATGRWVDTRTWVLEFDKPLPGGLACHVELRDGLKTARGVSVAGNSRFALDTGGPSARAVLAGGMDGGIEEDQIFLVATNVAADRASVGRFAYCAVDGIGEKIPVDVLPRGTATEILTGLGDNNWSRQSFTYDAGLPQRFPAAGADREAALDRIVPVKCRRPLPPGREMALVWDARIAQAGVPGRTAGRDQRFDHDVRPAFTAKMSCSRINPQAGCNPIKDVVLSFASPVARETILAATLSTADGKKLTPKVDDDDRNDAWLTTVRFTGPLPQNVDATLVLPANVTDQSGRKLQNQSNFPLKFHIDRAPPLVKFAAEFGILEAGEGGVLPVTVRGVEGTMVQANLKMPATALKVGDDDAAIARWLKRVDDADDTDYREEKNAAGKDVTVNYTGTKSVFAGAPAGGERRDMQLSPPAGGKEFEVVGIPLAEKGFHVVEIASPELGAALLGRKSTRYVATAALVTNMAVHFKWGREGSLAWVTSLNSGLPVAGAEIRVTDACTGRLLARGTADKAGRLAFAGGLPQPETYSSCEETPDPSKSEGHALMVSARAGDDFSFTLTDWGNGIRPYDFDLPYGWSERNDILHTIFDRALVQAGETVHMKHILRRPVGLGFRTPEPLAGKLRLVHRGSDTEFEMPFSIAATGSGETVWNVPASAPMGDYELVFVTKDKDGEDKTIWSGQSVKVDEYRLPTMKATITGPKTALVRPAAVPLSLFVGYLSGGPAPNIPVELRTNFRSSWSPPEDYKDWDFDGQPVKEGVVQLDDSGDEPGAELPLARSVPLKLDANGAATTNVTVDQPITEPTLMAAEMDYEDANGETLTSSRRITLYPSAVRLGLKTDGWLMRDNDLRLNFIALDLDGKPIAGQRVQVALYNREIITARRRLIGGFYAYDNQMRTTRLDATCSATTDKLGRASCAMAPGISGEVTVVATTLDEGGNEARAVRSVWLAGDDDWWFGGDNGDRMDVIAEKPRYAAGDTANFQVRMPFREATALVTVEREGVLSSFVVPLKGTNPVVKVKLPATYAPDVYVSVMAVRGRVTGEESWFRKMKRAVGFKIENSEGAPPTALVDLAKPSYRMGIARIKVGWEGHQLGVKVKADKEKYSVRETAKVAIEVKTPGGKAPKNADVAFAAVDEALLQLAPNESWQVIDAMMGERTLDVLTSTAQMQVVGKRHYGRKALEPGGGGGGDLSGLTREDFRPVLLWKGNVPLDAKGRATVDVPLSDNLSGFRLVAIATDGSQYFGTGETTVRTVQDLGVFAGMPELVRTGDTYDARFTLRNGTDKEMTVTATPTLSPAVATAPPLTVTIPAGGAVPISWSMTAPETTGPIEWTVEAAQKGGKARDRLVFEQTVEPAVPVETWAASLFRVGPNTTLPIAIPAGALPGGYVDIALAGTLAPPLTGVRDYMSAYPYTCFEQQTSRAVALGDVGRWQALAGAMPTYLDDDGLLRYWPNERMEGSIELTAYVMSVTAANGFAVPEASKAKMVKALQAVVEGRLTRKGYGPWDIRPVRIAALAALARNNASSASLVAAIDVAPVDMATGTLADWLVAIEKTPGVRNAPALRTAAEAELRKRLVYEGTRLDLVDDAKAPWWMMTSGDEMAIKALEAVLGRKGWEDDAGKLMVGVAQRQRKGHWDTTPANAWGAVTVRRFADLYPASAITGVTNIGLAGGTASQSWPLPTEPVSPLRVALNAATMSLKHEGTGAPWATVSVKAAVPLKEPLNAGYRIKRSVSIVKAANKDRLTRGDVIKVRIEVVAAAGRTWVVINDPIAPGATIVGNLGGQSEMLAEQASGSGAQPSYVERGKDSWRGYFGWMPAGTHAVEYVVRLNGSGRFTLPPTRVEAMYSPAIRGQWPNAPITVASVGQ, from the coding sequence ATGGGCAAGGGATGGCGCGCGCTGGCTACGGCATTGGTCGGCAAGGCAAAACTGGCGCTGATCCTGCCCCTCACGCTCGCGATGGCCGCGACCGCCGCCGACACCGTCCCGCAGGTCACGCTTGCAACCCCGGGCAGCTCGGGCACCGGCGACGGCACGATCACGCGCTTCACGCTGCGCTTCTCCGAAGACATGGTCCCGCTCGGTGACCCCCGCGCCCCGGCGCCCGCGACCAACGACTGCAAATTACCCGCGACCGGCCGCTGGGTCGACACGCGTACCTGGGTGCTCGAATTCGACAAGCCGCTCCCCGGCGGGCTCGCCTGCCACGTCGAGCTGCGCGACGGGCTCAAGACCGCGCGCGGCGTGTCGGTCGCGGGCAACAGCCGCTTCGCGCTCGACACCGGCGGACCTTCGGCGCGCGCCGTGCTCGCGGGCGGCATGGACGGCGGCATCGAGGAGGATCAGATCTTCCTCGTCGCGACCAACGTCGCCGCCGACCGCGCCTCGGTCGGCCGTTTCGCCTATTGCGCGGTCGACGGCATCGGCGAGAAAATCCCGGTCGACGTCCTGCCGCGGGGCACCGCGACCGAGATATTGACCGGCCTCGGCGACAATAACTGGTCGCGCCAGTCCTTCACCTATGACGCCGGCCTGCCGCAGCGCTTCCCCGCCGCGGGCGCCGACCGCGAGGCCGCGCTCGACCGCATCGTCCCGGTCAAATGCCGCCGTCCGCTGCCCCCCGGCCGCGAGATGGCGCTCGTCTGGGACGCCCGCATCGCGCAAGCCGGCGTCCCCGGCCGCACCGCGGGGCGCGACCAGCGCTTCGACCATGACGTCCGCCCCGCCTTCACCGCGAAAATGTCGTGCAGCCGCATCAATCCGCAGGCAGGCTGCAACCCGATCAAGGACGTCGTCCTCAGCTTCGCCTCGCCCGTCGCCCGCGAAACCATCCTCGCCGCGACGCTGAGCACCGCCGACGGCAAGAAACTGACGCCGAAGGTCGACGACGACGACAGGAATGACGCGTGGCTGACCACGGTCCGCTTCACCGGCCCGCTGCCGCAGAATGTCGACGCGACGCTCGTGCTGCCCGCGAACGTCACCGACCAGAGCGGCCGCAAGCTGCAGAACCAGTCGAATTTCCCGCTGAAATTCCACATCGACCGCGCCCCGCCTTTGGTCAAATTCGCCGCCGAATTCGGCATCCTCGAAGCCGGCGAGGGCGGCGTGCTGCCCGTCACCGTGCGCGGAGTCGAAGGCACGATGGTCCAGGCGAACCTCAAAATGCCCGCGACCGCACTCAAGGTCGGCGACGACGATGCCGCGATCGCGCGCTGGCTGAAGCGCGTCGATGACGCCGACGACACCGACTATCGCGAGGAAAAGAACGCCGCGGGCAAGGACGTGACGGTCAATTACACCGGTACCAAATCGGTGTTTGCGGGTGCGCCCGCGGGCGGCGAACGCCGCGATATGCAATTGTCGCCCCCCGCGGGCGGCAAGGAATTCGAGGTCGTCGGCATCCCGCTCGCCGAAAAGGGCTTCCACGTCGTCGAGATCGCGAGCCCCGAACTCGGCGCCGCGCTGCTCGGCCGCAAGTCGACGCGCTATGTCGCGACCGCGGCGCTCGTCACCAATATGGCGGTGCATTTCAAATGGGGCCGCGAAGGCTCGCTCGCATGGGTGACATCGCTCAATAGCGGCCTCCCGGTTGCGGGCGCCGAAATCCGCGTCACCGACGCCTGCACCGGCCGCCTGCTCGCGCGCGGCACCGCCGACAAGGCGGGCCGTCTCGCCTTCGCGGGCGGGCTGCCGCAGCCCGAAACCTATTCGAGCTGCGAAGAAACGCCCGATCCGTCGAAGAGCGAAGGCCACGCATTGATGGTCTCTGCGCGCGCGGGCGACGATTTCAGCTTCACGCTCACCGACTGGGGCAACGGCATCCGCCCCTATGACTTCGACCTCCCCTATGGCTGGTCGGAGCGCAACGACATCCTCCACACAATCTTCGACCGCGCGCTCGTGCAGGCGGGTGAGACGGTGCATATGAAGCACATCCTGCGCCGCCCCGTCGGCCTCGGCTTCCGCACCCCCGAACCGCTCGCGGGCAAGCTCCGCCTCGTCCACCGCGGCTCGGATACCGAATTCGAAATGCCCTTCAGCATTGCCGCAACCGGCAGCGGCGAGACGGTGTGGAACGTCCCCGCCTCGGCCCCGATGGGCGATTACGAGCTCGTCTTCGTCACCAAGGACAAGGATGGCGAGGACAAGACGATCTGGTCGGGCCAGTCGGTCAAGGTCGACGAATATCGCCTGCCGACGATGAAGGCGACGATCACCGGCCCGAAGACCGCGCTCGTGCGCCCCGCCGCGGTGCCGCTGAGCCTTTTTGTCGGCTATCTCTCGGGCGGCCCCGCGCCGAACATTCCGGTCGAACTGCGCACCAATTTCCGTTCAAGCTGGTCGCCGCCCGAGGATTACAAGGATTGGGATTTCGACGGCCAGCCGGTGAAGGAAGGCGTCGTCCAGCTCGACGACAGCGGCGACGAACCCGGCGCCGAACTGCCGCTCGCGCGCTCGGTGCCGCTGAAGCTCGACGCCAATGGTGCCGCGACGACCAATGTCACGGTCGACCAGCCGATCACCGAACCGACGCTGATGGCGGCCGAAATGGATTATGAGGACGCGAATGGCGAGACGCTGACGTCGAGCCGCCGCATCACGCTTTACCCGTCGGCCGTGCGTCTCGGGCTCAAGACCGACGGCTGGCTGATGCGCGACAATGACCTCCGCCTCAATTTCATCGCGCTCGATCTCGACGGCAAGCCGATTGCGGGTCAGCGCGTGCAGGTCGCGCTCTATAACCGCGAGATCATCACCGCGCGGCGCCGCCTGATCGGCGGCTTCTACGCCTATGACAACCAGATGCGCACGACCAGGCTCGATGCGACATGCAGCGCGACCACCGACAAGCTCGGCCGCGCGAGCTGCGCGATGGCGCCGGGCATCTCGGGCGAGGTCACCGTCGTCGCGACGACGCTCGACGAGGGTGGCAACGAAGCGCGCGCGGTGCGCTCGGTGTGGCTCGCGGGCGACGACGACTGGTGGTTCGGCGGCGACAATGGCGACCGCATGGACGTGATCGCCGAAAAGCCGCGCTATGCCGCGGGCGACACCGCGAACTTCCAGGTCCGCATGCCGTTCCGCGAAGCGACCGCGCTCGTCACCGTCGAACGCGAAGGCGTGTTGTCGAGCTTCGTCGTGCCGCTCAAGGGCACCAACCCCGTCGTGAAGGTCAAGCTCCCCGCGACCTACGCCCCCGACGTTTATGTCTCGGTGATGGCGGTGCGCGGGCGCGTCACCGGCGAGGAAAGCTGGTTCCGCAAGATGAAACGCGCGGTCGGCTTCAAGATCGAGAATAGCGAGGGCGCCCCGCCGACCGCGCTCGTCGACCTTGCGAAACCGAGCTACCGCATGGGCATCGCGCGCATCAAGGTCGGCTGGGAAGGTCACCAACTCGGCGTCAAGGTGAAGGCCGACAAGGAGAAATATTCGGTCCGCGAAACCGCGAAGGTCGCGATCGAGGTCAAGACCCCGGGCGGCAAGGCGCCGAAAAACGCCGACGTCGCCTTCGCCGCGGTCGACGAGGCGCTGCTCCAGCTCGCCCCCAACGAAAGCTGGCAGGTCATCGACGCGATGATGGGCGAACGCACGCTCGATGTGCTCACCTCGACCGCGCAGATGCAGGTGGTCGGCAAGCGCCATTATGGCCGCAAGGCGCTCGAACCCGGCGGCGGTGGCGGCGGCGACCTGTCGGGCCTGACGCGCGAGGATTTCCGCCCCGTCTTGCTGTGGAAGGGCAATGTTCCGCTCGACGCCAAGGGCCGCGCGACGGTCGACGTGCCGCTGTCCGACAATCTCTCGGGCTTCCGCCTCGTCGCGATCGCGACCGACGGATCGCAATATTTCGGCACCGGTGAGACGACTGTCCGCACCGTGCAGGATCTCGGCGTCTTCGCCGGCATGCCCGAACTGGTGCGCACCGGCGATACCTATGACGCGCGCTTCACGCTGCGCAACGGCACCGACAAGGAAATGACCGTCACCGCGACCCCGACGCTGTCGCCCGCCGTCGCGACCGCGCCGCCGCTCACCGTCACTATTCCGGCGGGCGGCGCGGTGCCGATCAGCTGGTCGATGACCGCGCCCGAGACCACCGGTCCGATCGAATGGACCGTCGAGGCGGCGCAAAAGGGCGGCAAGGCCCGCGACCGCCTCGTCTTCGAACAGACGGTCGAACCCGCGGTGCCGGTCGAAACCTGGGCCGCGAGCCTCTTCCGCGTCGGCCCGAACACGACGCTGCCGATCGCCATCCCCGCGGGCGCGCTGCCCGGGGGCTACGTCGATATCGCGCTCGCCGGCACGCTCGCGCCGCCGCTCACCGGCGTGCGCGACTATATGAGCGCCTATCCCTACACCTGCTTCGAACAGCAGACGTCGCGCGCGGTGGCGCTCGGCGATGTCGGACGCTGGCAGGCGCTCGCGGGGGCGATGCCGACCTATCTCGATGACGACGGGCTGCTCCGCTACTGGCCGAACGAACGGATGGAAGGATCGATCGAGCTCACCGCCTATGTGATGAGCGTGACCGCCGCGAACGGCTTCGCGGTCCCCGAGGCGTCGAAAGCCAAGATGGTCAAAGCCTTGCAAGCGGTCGTCGAAGGGCGCCTGACGCGCAAGGGCTATGGCCCGTGGGATATCCGCCCCGTGCGCATCGCCGCGCTCGCCGCGCTCGCCCGCAACAACGCCTCGAGCGCAAGCCTCGTCGCCGCGATCGACGTCGCGCCGGTCGACATGGCCACCGGCACGCTCGCCGACTGGCTCGTCGCGATCGAAAAGACGCCGGGCGTGCGGAATGCCCCCGCGCTGCGCACCGCGGCCGAGGCCGAACTGCGCAAACGCCTCGTCTATGAAGGCACGCGCCTCGACCTCGTCGACGATGCCAAGGCGCCCTGGTGGATGATGACCAGCGGCGACGAAATGGCGATCAAGGCATTGGAAGCCGTACTCGGCCGCAAAGGCTGGGAGGATGACGCGGGCAAGCTGATGGTCGGCGTCGCACAGCGCCAGCGCAAAGGCCATTGGGACACCACCCCCGCCAACGCCTGGGGCGCGGTCACCGTCCGCCGCTTCGCCGACCTCTATCCGGCCAGCGCGATCACCGGCGTCACCAACATCGGCCTCGCGGGCGGCACCGCCTCGCAAAGCTGGCCGCTTCCGACCGAACCCGTGTCGCCGCTCCGCGTCGCGCTGAACGCCGCGACGATGAGCCTGAAGCATGAAGGCACCGGCGCGCCATGGGCCACCGTCAGCGTCAAGGCCGCGGTCCCGCTCAAGGAACCGCTCAACGCGGGTTACCGTATCAAGCGCTCGGTCAGCATCGTCAAGGCGGCGAACAAGGACCGCCTGACGCGCGGCGATGTGATCAAGGTGCGGATCGAGGTCGTCGCGGCCGCCGGCCGGACGTGGGTCGTGATCAACGATCCGATCGCGCCGGGCGCGACGATCGTCGGCAACCTCGGCGGCCAGTCCGAAATGCTGGCCGAACAGGCCAGCGGATCGGGCGCGCAGCCGAGCTATGTCGAGCGCGGCAAGGACAGCTGGCGCGGCTATTTCGGCTGGATGCCCGCAGGCACCCATGCGGTCGAATATGTCGTGCGGCTCAACGGCTCGGGCCGCTTCACCCTGCCGCCGACGCGCGTCGAGGCGATGTATTCGCCCGCGATCCGCGGCCAGTGGCCGAACGCGCCGATCACGGTGGCGAGCGTGGGGCAGTGA